GTTCGAAGAAGAGGAAAGTAATCTTGAAGAAATCAAGAAGATGCTTTCAGAAAATTGGTCGGAGAATCTGCAGGCATTATGACAAAAAGCCATGCCAGAAGCTGATATTGTGCTTAAAAATCCTGATACAGTTATCATAAGTAAAGGGATTAGTTAtccaaatgaaatgataaagaaatttgagaagcaaattccaaaattattaaatttgggaCCCATTAGGCACTGTACGAGTGAGCACAGGAGTGCGGCATTCATGGTGACAAATCATGCCGAACAAGTACGAGGAAAAGTCAGAATGATTATTGATTATAGAGATCTGAATAGAGAAACAAGAGATGATGGGTATAATCTACCTAATCAGGAATCTCTTAGAAATAGAATAAGAAGGGAGAAACCCTCAGTTTATTCTAAATTCGATCTCAAATCAAGATACTGGCAGGTAAAGGTCAAAGATAGAGCAGTAGCTCTTACAGCCATCACAACGCCGATTCGATTTTTCGAATGGCTAGTAATTCCATTTGGATTGAAGAATGCCCCAGGCATTTTCCAGAGAAGAATGGACAGAGCGTTTGGAGGAATGACTGGATTTATTACAGTTTACATCAATGATGTTTTAGTATTTAGTAAAAATACTAAGGATCATTTAGAACATTTGAGGCAGGTGGCACAAGTGTTCTGAAAAGAATGAATGGTTCTTTCAGAAATAAAAACCATTTGGATGCAACCTCAGATAAAATTTTTAGGTTTAAAAATTCGAGGTAATGAAGAGGAGTTTCAACCACATATAGCAGAAAGGCTATATGAATTTCCTGATGAATTCGCAGATAGAAGGCAGTGTCAATATTTTCTAGGAGTGTTGAATTAcattagaaaattcataaagaaTTTGGCAGAAAAGGTAGCACCAATTCAGAAAAAGATTTCAGTAAAGAATCCTTGGAATTGGACTTCAGAGGATGCTGAAGTGGTTAAGGCCTTAAAAAAGGAAGCCAGAAATTTGCCAAAATTAGAATATCCAGACGGAACAGAATTAGATATAATTCTGGAAACCGATGCTTCAGACAGAGTATGGGGGTGTGTTTTAAAGTTCAAGAAGATCGATAAAACAGAACATCTCAGTAGATACTGGAGTGGATGTTTTAATGGAGCAGAACTTAATTACCCAGTTCATGAAAAAGAATTATTGACAGTCCTTAAAGGAATTAGGGCCAATGAACTTTTCTTGGGTAAACCGTTTATCGTTAGAACCGATAGTTCTTATGTAAAGCATTTCATGGGAATTAAGTTAAAACGATGCACTCAAGCAAGATTGGTTAGGTGGAggaatgagttacaatattatttcTTTAATGTAGAACATATTAAgggaaaatataatattattgcGAATACTCTAACCAGATACTTAAATTCTTGCAGAAAAGATGGCGAGTAGTAGCAGCAGTAGTAGTAGTAGCAGCCATATCAGATGCCCAATTTGTCAAGAAAGGCATAAGGTGGCAAATTGCCTAGTTGCCAGATTTGTTGACAGACAGAGGCAGATATCTTTCAAATCtaggaaggaagaagaaagtaGCAAGACCATTTCTTAGAAAAGAGGACGCCCAGTTCCAGTTCAGGAACAGATGAAGAGAGGGAGTTCATCCAGGAGGGATGAGAGACCTAGTAATAAAAGCCACATTCAGTGCTTTGTTTGTAACCAATTCGGGCACTATAGCACTCAGTGTACCGAGAATCCTAGATCAAGGAAAGGGAGAGgagaaaaaatacagaaaaatgaATAGATCACAATAAATAGAAGTTTTCCAGAAACCAGAAAGGATAAGGAAATAGCTGAAGTCGAAGTAGTCGATATTGATTTGGTTCTTGAAGATTTTCTGTTAAGATCTCCAGAAATCTCAAAAAGAAAAAGGGTTTTGCTAGAAGGGATGATTAATAATCCAGCAACTCTAGCAAATACGCCCTTTTCACTCTATCTTCAGGAAATAGTAGAAATTTTTGAAGAATTTGAAACCATTATTTCAGAATATTTCATAGACATTAATAGGGAAAGTACATCCGAGCTCATTCACCATCAGATAAAGCTTAAGGTGGAGATGGATATTCAGCTTAAGAAATACAATTTCACTACCAGAGCAATAGTGGGTATTTCAGAATATCCTGAATTGAAGCAGTTTTGGATGAAGAGTGGACTGTGTATTCCAAAGCTACACATTCCCAGAAGCATTAAACCAAAGCTTCTTATTGCAGTTCAGAAGGCTTTGAGGACGGGAGAAATCTAGTTTTTTGGTTTCAGTAAAACAGGGTAGGCTTTCAACTTTCTACCAGCCATGGTGAAATATGTGCTAAATTTCACCCATCCAGGACGGATTTGGTGGATGGCTTATATCGAACCAGTCAAGTTGAAAACAGGAAAAGTCTTGTTCTGGAATCTTTTTCCAGAAGATTGGAAAGAAGGAACCGTTTCAGATTTTTATGAAGAGGAACCAGATTGGAAGGATTTTCAGAAGCATAGAAAATTCTATGATTTGGTCCAGAATCTTTGGGGAATTTATTTGTTAGAAGCCAGGATGACATCAAACTATATTATCTTCTCAGATCATGAAATTCTAATTTCCATTGAAGgaaagtttctccaaaaatttgaggAAGTTAGTTTAGCAGAATTTGCGATTAATGCAAGAAATGTAATTAATCAAATGAAAGATTGGGAGCAGCATCTTCCTTCAACCCAAGCCATGAAAAGCGATCTGCAGATAGTTCTAGCGGAGCTGTCAAAGAAGGAGCACGATGAAGAAATCATTAGTGCCCTAAAAGATCTCTGAAGAAGGATTCTGTGTACACTGAGTGTTATAGTGCCCGAATTTGTTACAAACAAAGCACTGAATGTGGCTTTTATTACTGGGTCTCTCATCTCTCCTGGATAAACTCCCTCTCTTCATCTGTTCCTGAACTGGAACTGGGCGTCCTCTTTTCTGAGAAACGGTCTTGTTACTTTCCTCTTCCTTCCTAGTTTTCAAAGATATCTGCCTCTGTCTGTCAACAAATCTGGCAACTGGGCAATCTGCCACCTTATGCCTTTCTTGACAAGTTGGGCATCTGATATAGCTGCTACTGCTCGCCATCTTTTCTGCAAGAATTTAAGTATCTGGTTAGAGTATCAGCAATAATATTATCTTTTCCCTTAATATGTTCTACATTAAAAgaataatattgtaactcattccTCCACCTAACCAATCTTGCTTGAGTGCATCGTTTTAACTTAATTCCCATGAAATGCTTTACATAGGAACTATCTGTTCTAACGATAAATGGTTTACCCAAGAAAAGTTCATTGGCCCTAATTCCTTAAAGGACTGCCAATAATTCTTTTTCATGAATTGGGTAATTAAGTTCTGCTCCATTAAAACATCGACTCCAGTATCTGCTAAGATGTTTTGTTTTATCGATCTTTCTGATCTTTAAAACACACCCCCATGCTCTATCTGAAGCATTGGTTTCCAGAATTATATCTAATTCTGTTCCGTCTGGATATTCTAATTTTGGCAAATTTCTGGCTTTCTTTTTTAAGGCCTTAACCACTTCAGTATTCTCTGAAGTCCAATTCTAGGGATTCTTTACTGAAATCTTTTTCTGAATTGGTGCTGCCTTTTCTGCCAAAttctttatgaattttctaatgTAATTCAACACTCCTAGAAAGCATTGACACTGCCTTCTATCTGTGAATTCATCAGGAAATTCATGTAGCATTTCTGCTATATGTGGTTGAAGCTCCTTTTCATTACCTCGAATTTTTAAACCTAAAAATTTTATCTGAGGTTGCATCCAAATGGTTTTTATTTCTGAAAGAACCATTCCTTCTTTTCTGAACACTTGTGCCACCTGCCTCAAATATTCTAAATGATCCTTAGTATTTTTACTAAATACTAAAACATCATCGATGTAAACTGCAACAAATCCAGTCATTCCTCCAAACGCTCTGTCCATTCTTCTCTGGAAAATGCCTGGGGCATTCTTCAATCCAAATGGAATTACTAGCCATTCGAAAAATCGAATCGGCGTTGTGATGGCTGTAAGAGCTACTGCTCTATCTTTGACCTTTACCTGCCAGTATCTTGATTTGAGATCGAATTTAGAATAAACTGAGGGTTTCTCCCTTCTTATTCTATTTCTAAGAGATTCCTGATTAGGTAGATTATACTCATCATCTCTTGTTTCTCTATTCAGATCTCTATAATCAATAACCATTCTGGCTTTTCCTCGTACTTGTTCGGCATGATTTGTCACCATGAATGCGGCACTCCTGTGCTCACTCGTACTGTGCCTAATGAGTctcaaatttaataattttggaatttgcttctcaaattcttttatcatttcatttggaTAACTAATCCCTTTACTTCTGATAACTGTATCAGGATTTTTAAGTACAATATTAGCTTCTGGCATGGCTTTCTACCATAATGCTTGCGAATTCTCTGACCAATTTTCTGAAAGCATCTTCTTGATTTCTTCAAGATTACTTTCCTCTTCTTCGGACAACTGATTTACTTTTAGAATACTTCCTGATATCAAGTCATTCCAGTTATCAAGTTTCTCTTGATAATTAGATTTCTCTTCCGATTTTTCTTCTCCTACTAATCTGTAATTCTTTATAGTAGTTTCTGATAGTTTCGGAATAAAATAATTATCTAGGATAATCCCTTCTGAAAATATCGTAAACGGCTGATATTTCTTAAGGAATATGCTTCCCAAAAGGAAATCGTCTGGTAGTTCTGGAATTAGgccaagaatttgctcctcataTTCTTTGTCATTCATTCGGATTTTAACATTTCTGGCAACTTTTCCTATCTGAAGAATAGCACCGTTGCCGattataactttaaaattttCTGATTCCCAAGTCACTTTTGGAAATCTAATTCTAGTACTAGACCATGTACACTCAGTGTCAATAAGGGCTCTACATTCTGCCTTCCCGATAGAAATGCTAACCAATGTTGCCTAATCTTCAAATTTGGCGCTAAAAATGGATGCTCCCATATATGTTATATGAGACTGGTCTTCTTCTTCATATGCATAGATAGGGATTCTTATGGTTCTCTAACCAACTACCCTTCTACTACTTGATGGTCTTAATTCAGAAGGTCCAGATCCTTTTGACCTAACTTCTGAATTAATATCCTCTTCTCTAGATATACTTGCTCTACTAGGAGTATATTATCACTTAGAGGTTCTGTGATGATTAATCTATTTGCCTCTTGTCTTACTGACTCtggaaaaagatttttcaatctttCTTCTGTTCTTGGGGTTACCCAAATTTGAGGCAACTTAGTGCTCTTGGATTTACAGCTTCGGGCTGTAATCCTTTGACTAAGTCAGCTTGATTTGTCTCGAAGAGTTGAGTGAACCTACTAACTCCCCTTCTGAGGGCTGGTTTCCCCATGTTATAGAACTTTAAATATAATCTGGCAATAATTCTAATGCACCTCCTATCTGGGTTACATTTTAACTTATTCTGCCAGTCCCGCGTATTAACTCTAATCTGTAGAGTTTTTTCCACACTCTTATCTTGGAGGTCAACATGTAAATTTGGTATAACTTTTATCCAGGCTGCTCCTGAATGCAAGTTAGCTCTTGCTCCTCCTAGCAAGAATCTACCAAAATTTCCAATACTTCCATCCATAACTGCAATGAGGATAGGAAGATCTTGTCCTTTTCTTACTAAGGGATCAATTCCAACCTGGATGATTCCAAAGTGGACATATTTTGCCTTCTTATTCATTGCTCTTTAAACTTCTTGTGTGGTTAACAATGGAACTATAAATGTTCCAACATTCGTGCGGGATACTTCTGAGAAAATAGAATAAACACTCTCATCATTTGAGTCTATTTCCACACCCCAAATCGGTTCATAAAGCAGTTCTGAAGTGTTCTCCATCAAAATACTTTTGAGGCTACCCTTCCTTTTCTCTGCTTCTGGACAATTATTAGCCTTATGGCCCTTCTTACCACAAAACCAACAACagtcacaattttccaaggaTTTTCCGTATGGACATTTGGGATATCGTCCGTATTTCTTTTTGAACGATTCCTTGACATCTTCTCTTACCCTACTGGGTCTAAGATATCTTTTTTCTGGGTTTTTTTGCCCTTTTCTAGAGCTCTTTCTCTTCCCAAATCTCTTCCAAGTCTTTCCTTTGACTTTGGATACTTTAGTCTTCTTATGGCAAACTCCATCTACGCAACTAGTTTTTACTCTTTCGGAGTATTTAGTTGGTCTCTGGTTACATCCATATCTTGCTGCTACCCCACTTATCTTGGCGCAACAGTCTGAATTTATGTAAGGCATGTTTCTTATAATCCTGAAACATTTCCTCAAGTATATTTCATCACGTGCCCTTGCTAATGTGTAGCAGTAGAAGCTATTAATTTTGTTTATGAAAGAATACATATAATCTGTGGTATTAAGATTATCAACAATCATAATGTCATTAATTTTTCATCTCCTGTTCCATATCACCGTCTTGTTCTGATATCTTGCAAGACATTGGATTTGCAGGACTAGCCAATCACGGCCCAACCCAAACTGATATGGACCTTCCAGCCCGTCTTCCATGTCAGTATTATCACGTCATGCAGCCTGGTCTCAAATTTTTATCAGCATTTTTTAGATGAATGGTTTAGCGGAACACCATCCAAAATGAAACTTGCAAGGGTCTGCATGGGAAATCAAACGCTATAAGCAAACCAGGGACCATGCAAGGATAACATACTCAACAGCAAAGAAAACCCTTGTTGATATTTTTTTAGCAGTATACATTTTATTCACTGGCCTTAATTTGTTTACTGCTTTTTTCTTTCTCCACTTGTAACGTGCAAGCTTCAGAGATTTTTCCATTGAACTTCAGTGTGGATGGCTTGTAATTTACATGTACTTGAGATAATGTAATATTACCTTTGTCATTCTTACAAATGCAGGGTTTTAGATAGGCTTGTAGCAATGTTTGCCGTCTTCTTCTTGCTGCTCATGATACGCAGACTCTGTCTTAATATGTCAACCTCCCTGTCTTTCTTGGACTCTTCCAGCTTTGATGAAGCCAATTGTGCTTGCAAAAATTTGATAGTTTCTTCCTTAGCTTTCAGTTCCCTCTGGAGCTCATCCATCAAGTCCTCTTCCTCAGCTCTCCAATAGAGAATGTCTCCTGTAAAACATTGCAGAAAGAAGTTGCTGATTTCAAACCTTTTTGATTCTCGAAGAGCTAAATTAGCTAAAGCTCATATTCGACTCCCGAGTTATTCTTGAGTTACAGCAGCAAATCTGTTTCTAAATTGGATGTCTTTCAACTGGTTTTGAACCCAAAATCACAAAAACTGAACATCCCTAGCTATCCGAGAAAGAATTCATTCACATTAAACATCCAGATACCTTAATGAACGATCCGAAAGATTAAATGATCAGCCTTTTCCAAATTCCTTTTTCGGTTTCCCATTCTTAAATTGAAGATAgaaaaaagttttttaaaaaaaatttagtaccATAATTCTTCAGAATGGGCGGTTAATCTTGATTGTCCTCTCATCTGGTTGTTTCCTAAATACGGTGACTATGGAAAACAGGGGATAGAGTGCCTATAGCTAAGGCCGTAGTTGGCAATGTATGATAATCAAATGAGAATAAtctcttttttattaaaaaaagtttGTATGGTTAAGTTTGTGAAACAAGCTACATGGATTAATGGAATTTCTGAGATCACATTTTTGGGTCTACTTTAAGGCTTGAACCCTTGAACCCAAACCTCTCTACTAATACCATGTTTAAGACTACTATGCTACAAAAACTTTATTCTTTGGTAAATAAATGGATCGTGCATTGACTGGGTACTGGGATTTGGTATGATGATGAAGGTactgtgaggagagagagagagagagagagagagggggggggggacatAGCTTTGATGAATGATTAGATAATCATAACCAAAATTAATGGGGATTTGGAATcatgatggtggtggtggtggtggtggttgtgatgatgatgatgatgatgatgatgatgagagagagagagagagagagagagattttcccCTTTGGAGAGACATAATTTGATGAATAATTGGATAATCATAACCAAAATGAGTAGTGAGCGTTTATAATCATGACGGTggggatgatgatgatgatgttgatgagagagagggagagatgcACCTTGATGTGTCCTCTGGATAAGATCATCCAGCTCAGTCTTGATGGCAAGATATAGCCTCTTCCACTTCTCCACAGCCTCATCTCTCCTGGCTTTCTCCTCCTCCATCTGCTCAACCAACAAGCTAGTCCCCAACAACTGCCACTCTTTCTCCGTCTTTTCTCCCATCATCTCATCCTCCATTCCTCTAATCCTCTCCTCCCTCTCCTCCAACATCTTCCTCAGCCTCCTCACCTCCTCTCTTAGCCTCTTCCGCTCCCTCTTCCATTCTCCCTCCTTCGCAAACGCCATGGCATCTCTCTCAGAAGCTCTGCTCTCCCGTTCTCTCCTGCACATCATCTCGCTGATTTCCTTCTGCAGAGCCCTTATTTTCTGTGTCAAACCGTTGAGGTCCTTCTCACATGGGTTGCTCTTGGTCTTGCTAACAATGCTGCCCATCTTGCTCTCTTAATTTGCTCGCAGACGTGATGGGCATGgtacatgagagagagagagagagagagagagagagagagagagagttaagcaGTGTGAATTTGTGTGTGGTGGGGACTTGGATTGAGACAGAAGACTGCAGATGACATAAGTTCCTTGCAGAGGCTCCCCTCCATGGATGAAGAAGAGCCTAAAATTCCATGAGTCTACTGTTTTGGATAGGCTGGCTGTCATAAGTTCAAATCATCAATGAAGGTAGACCCGTGAAGAGTGCTGTTAATTTGTATTGAATGCATGTGTGACCTAAGCTATACAAACATGTTCATATGACGTTTGTATGTGGGTATAGTTGGAGAGATGTGGCACTGGCATTACCCTTCCTCTATGTCCATATGAAATGCACACTCCCAACTACAAGCCAAGCCATGGTACGTCCATCGCCAGCTCGAGTTTATAGTCTTATCCATCTTCTACGCAGCGGCTTGTACTATGAGAATCTTTCTAAATTTCCAGTAGAGCCAAATATATATTGGACTAACTGACTAGTGTCTTTTGCAACATGCACCTTTAATAGAAATTGTAATAATTTGAAACTGGTCTTGAGTGGATATATCCACCCACCCAACTTATTTACTATACTGTGATTTTTTATAAAAACTATATAGGCTCTATATATTAATTGGAGCAATAAGAACTCGTAATACTGATGGGTAGAGTATTCTTACAAAGCAAATCTACGAGGGAAATTATTTGTGGACAAAACGAGGAACACGCAGTAGGAGCGTACCCCATCTCTAATGTGGAGGCAGCTTAACTATTTTACTCTCACCTGGCTCCCAATCCCGGCTAGGGTTCTATTCCGAAGGTTGAGGATTTGGGCTGCAAATGGGCCACTCCTATGTATTGGGGAGGTCGGCATTTCaaaccaaattaaaattaaaaaaaaaactatcctcCTCTCCTCCACTCTTATATTTCACCCTTCGGTAatgtaaataattttaaaaaataataatgcatCTCACTTTCTTCCTCTTAGCCAAAAATGGAAGATTTTGAAAATCCATAAAATCgattattttaaaaaacattttcacattcccccaccattttcaaaatatagatgaaaaacaatttattcaaataagaaaaaatttatgcataaatgaagGTGTTTTTAGAAGttgaaccttcacttagtgaatacatatcaaaattaatcAGGATTACATAGTATACGAACTTTACACTAGCAATCCTCTTTTGATTAATCGGATACATATCACACACAAATTATCAGATCTTTGGGTGTTACCAAAAGCCGACACGTGGATTGGCCTTGCGTCTATATCCTAGTTTGATAAGTGTTCTAGAGATAAATCCATTTCTCATAGGAAGCGGCACCACTTTCGACACTTATATAGGTAGGCTTATCAAAGGTACCCTTGTAATTAAAGTACCTCACAAAACCTGTTATAATTATATTAAGAGCTTAAGCTCAACCTTCACCTTTCTCACATTACAGGTACAAAGCACCATTTTCCTTGGGATAGATTATGTGACACATTTACATTTTAGTGTTTCTAGTCATTACATATGATGTACTTTGCTCATTGAACTCAAAAGCTTGAAAATTTCAAGTGTTGAGTCGAGTTCCATCATTGATGACTATGGGTTATGGATTTAAGTCACATTCCCTTTGATGTTTTCTAGATCATGTCTCTTGCAAGTCCTTTTGTTAATGGATCAGCCAAATTTTGACTCGATCTCACAAAATCTATGGTAATTACACCATCAGTAATTAATTGCCTGACATAACTATGTCTTAGGCCAATATGTTTGgatttaccattatatatattactatatgtgtaacaaccccaaaaaatAATGTGTGCAAGTGTaatccaaaaataatattatatttaattaattaattaaataaacaaataaaatgaatagtgttataatgataataaaaacttattgaaataatatatatatatatataacattaatataatatagtaaagtatatat
This genomic stretch from Malania oleifera isolate guangnan ecotype guangnan chromosome 3, ASM2987363v1, whole genome shotgun sequence harbors:
- the LOC131151614 gene encoding uncharacterized protein LOC131151614, translating into MGSIVSKTKSNPCEKDLNGLTQKIRALQKEISEMMCRRERESRASERDAMAFAKEGEWKRERKRLREEVRRLRKMLEEREERIRGMEDEMMGEKTEKEWQLLGTSLLVEQMEEEKARRDEAVEKWKRLYLAIKTELDDLIQRTHQGDILYWRAEEEDLMDELQRELKAKEETIKFLQAQLASSKLEESKKDREVDILRQSLRIMSSKKKTANIATSLSKTLHL